A genome region from Palaemon carinicauda isolate YSFRI2023 unplaced genomic scaffold, ASM3689809v2 scaffold113, whole genome shotgun sequence includes the following:
- the LOC137635313 gene encoding flagellar attachment zone protein 1-like — MARFMSDRLIAMGSLTAFGVMAWCWGGEDSHIEAEKLLDSMDQEEMERLQSAVYDGANYVAEETNKHAQLEEASQNYLSEELDGAEEGIKLFDDFIARKHQETGTTNYSRRICEEVHGAEEEELNAELDGANKKIKDLTGRLEIAETQNNELREELLSKTYIQVREIDVSNNIGNLALMDDLQRANNNIESLCVSLEKAEARNNQIRDDLFAKADVEMELVNAREEIRILEKKLERVTEDLKIANEKILEKSDLEEYVESADKEIGTLLAELDSVKAENKRLKTENVCEKAALESELNAAVEEVYRIGTKLDAVLEDNTILRTELLIKKDLVCDLDMAEEELDKLWKEIAGVKEENRRLKRDLSEERATSNALMEADEKKKILEEEIRNLTSVAEEFAIYKEKYQEVMERNTKLEMELNHKNYAISQLVDGLSQTHPELKELYLMDISGEKTGDLIWDSHFNRFALQETRRQGWKKN; from the coding sequence ATGGCTAGATTTATGAGTGACAGATTAATTGCAAtgggatctttgacagcttttggtgtaatggcatggtgctggggaggCGAGGATTCACATATAGAAGCAGAAAAACTCTTAGATTCGATGGATCAGGAAGAAATGGAGAGACTGCAATcagcagtctacgatggggcaaattatgttgccgaAGAAACTAATAaacacgcacaattggaggaaGCATCACAAAATTATCTTAGTGAGGAATTGGATGGAGCAGAAGAGGGAATTAAGTTATTTGACGATTTCATCGCTAGAAAACACCAAGAGACGGGAACGACAAATTACTCAcgacgcatctgtgaagaggtgcatggagcagaggaagaagaattaaatgcagaattagatggagcaaataagaaaattaaggatcTTACGGGAAGGCTAGAAATAGCTGAAACTCAAAACaatgaacttcgagaggagcttttGTCCAAGACATATATTCAGGTAAGAGAAATTGATGTATctaataacatcggtaacttagctttaatggATGATTTACAAAGAGCAAATAACAATATAGAGTCACTTtgtgtaagtctagaaaaagctgaagctcgaaacAATCAAATTCGTGATGATCTTTTCGCCAAGGCAGACGTAGAAATGGAATTAGTAAATGCCcgtgaggaaattcggatactcgagaagaagcTGGAGAGAGTAACAGAGGATCTCAAGATAGCTAACGAGAAAATTCTGGAGAAGAGTgacttggaggaatacgtcgaaagtgctgaCAAAGAGATAGGAACACTCTTGGCTGAACTGGACAGCGTCAAGGCGGAAAACAAGAGACTGAAGACCGAAAACGTTTGTGAAAAGgcagctttagaaagtgaactCAATGCTGCAGTAGAGGAGGTATATAGAATAGGGACTAAATTGGATGCTGTCCTGGAGGATAACACCATATTGAGGACTGAACTACTAATCAAGAAAGACTTGGTGTGCGACCTGGATatggctgaggaggaactggaTAAACTCTGGAAAGAAATTGCTGGTGTTAAAGAAGAGAATAGACGATTGAAAAGAGACCTCTCGGAGGAGAGAGCCACAAGCAATGCGTTGATGGAGGCCGACGAGAAGAAAAAAATactggaagaagaaattaggaatctcACTTCCGTGGCAGAagaatttgcaatttataaggaaaAGTATCAAGAGGTGATGGAAAGAAATACTAAGCTGGAGATGGAATTAAACCATAAGAATTACGCTATTAGCCAACTTGTAGACGGTCTCTCTCAAACACACCCTGAGTTAAAGGAATTATATCTCATGGACATTTCTGGTGAGAAGACTGGGGATTTGATATGGGATAGTCACTTCaatagattcgcccttcaagagacgagaaggcagggcTGGAAAAAAAACTGA